The DNA segment CAGTTGTCGTTGCCGCCAGGGTCAACTGCGCCGTCGCCGCGTGCCAGCATTCGGGCTTTCAACTCGTCCGTCAGACCCCGGTTCAGGTTCTCGCCCGCCGAGACATTCCGCATCAGCGGCGTGACCCAGGCGTTGGTTCCGGTCCCGCCCAGACTGCCCAGGGCCTCGATGACCAGCACCCGCGCTCCGGCTCTGGCGGCGGCGATTCCGGCGATTGCGCCAGCCGTGCCACCCCCGGCGACGATCACATCCCAGGTCTGGGACTGGGTGGAGTAGGGAAGGGTCATAGTCGCCCGTTTTCTGGGGTGGTTGCCACGGTTTTACCCCTCAGTCTGCTTCGCAGCCAGCTCCCCTCAAAAGGGAGCCAAGGAGAGCGAAAAACCGCGCAATTCCACAACCCTTGCCTCCCTTCTAAGGGGAGGTGGCGCGTAGCGCCGGAGGGGTTAGGCTGTGATGCAATCCCAGAACACTGAGTAAAAGACAACTTCACCCCTTGACCGCCCCCTCCAGCCCCTTCATAAAGTACTTTTGCCCGAAGGCGAAGACGATCAGGATGGGAATAATCGTGATCACCGCGCCCGCCATCACCGCGCGGCTGTTGGTGCTGAAAGTCCCGCTGAGTTCCAGCAACCCCGCCGAGAGGGGCAGCATGTTCTTGTCGGGCAGCATGATCCGCGCCCACAAGAATGAATTCCAGTACGCCACGAATTCCAGGATGGCAAAGGCCGCGATGGTGGGCATTGCCAGCGGCAGCATGATCCGCCGCCAGATGGTCAATTCCGAGCCGCCGTCGATGCGGGCCGCCTCGATCAGTTCCAGCGGAATGGTCAGGTACGCCTGCCGCAGCAGAAACAGCCCCACGATACTCGCCAACCCCGGCAACACCACCGCCATGTATTGCCGGATGGCGTCAAGAATCGGGTTGGTCTGTTGCAGCAGCCCCAGCTTGATGGTGGTGATGTAATTGACGATCAGCCCCGACTCGTTAGGCAGCACCATCAGCGCCAGAATCGCGTAGAAGATCAGATCACGGCCCGGAAAACGCATCTTTGCCAGTGGGTAAGCGGCCAGCGTCGCCAGCGTCACCGTCAGCGAGACGCCCAGCGTGCAGATGATGACGCTGTTCAGGATCAGCCGCCAGAACGGAACGGTGGTCCCCTTCCACATCTCGGCGTAATTGCGGATGCCCACCGCCTTGGGCAGAATCTTGGCCTCGTAGATGTTCCCGGTGGGTTCAATGCTGGTAATGAATGTCCAGTAAAACGGGTACAGCATGATCAGCGCAATGACGATCAGCACGGCGTAGGCCAGCAGATCAGTCAAAAAGCGGCGTTGCTTGCGCTTGGCCTTCAGTTGCGCCGCCAACAATGCATGTGGATCGTTCTGAATGGCAGGGTGAGAGGCTTTAAGCATCGACTTTGCCCCCCCGCGTCAGGCGGAAGTTGATTAGCCCGAAAATAATGGAGATGAGGGCGATGATGATTCCTCCTGCCGCCGCCAGCCCGTACTTGTAATCCTGAAAGGCCCGCGAATACGTGTAAAAAAGCGCCGTGTACGTGCTGCCCGCCGGATAGCCCTGGGTCATCACGTAAATTTCCTCGAACACCTTGATGGCGCTGATGGTGGACAGCAGGCTGCACACCAGAATCGTGGGCCGCAGCCCCGGCAGCGTGATGTTCCAGAACACCTGCACGCGGCTTGCGCCGTCGATGGTGGCGGCTTCCTCCAGCTCCGGGCTGATGCTTTGCAGGCCCGCCAGATACAGCACCATGTAGTAGCCGATGCCCTTCCACAGCGTCACGAACATCACGGCGTACAGCGCGGTGGCGGGGTTATTCAGAAAACTGCCCTTCTGCGGGAGGCCGATAAAGCCCAGCACCGTATTCACCGCGCCGTCCTGCTGATACATCCAGTTCCACATCAGCCCCACCACGGCAAAACTGGTCACGACGGGCACGTAAAAAGCGGTGCGAAAAAAGCCGATGCCTTTCATGGGCCGGTTGACCAGCAGCGCCACCAGAATGGCGATCACCTGAATCACCGGCACGATCAGGATGTATTTGAGGCTGTTCTTCAGCCCGGACCAGAACTGCTCATCGGCAAACAGCTCCCGGAAGTTTGCCAGCCCCACCCACTCTGGCGGGCTGATGATGTTGTACTTGGTGAACGCCAGATACGTGCCGAAGATGACCGGCCAGGTGTGGTAAACGACCAGCAGGATCAGGAATGGCATCAGGAAGGCGTAGGCGATCAGCGTATTGCGGGTGGTCACTTTCGCACCTGTTCCGCCGACACGGTGCTGTTCTCGGCGCGAGGCTCGCCGGGGGGTTGTGGTCATGTGCGAAGGATAAAGGTTGGATTGGGCTGCGGGGTGTGTTCCGTAGGTGGCAGGCCGCAGTGGAGAGGGTCCGCCCCATCCCTTCCGGTTGTCTGGCATTCAGACCATGAAAAAGCCCCCACCCACATGGGGCAGAGGCCGGGACTACGAGAGCCTGACGTTTCGGGACTTAGTGTCCGTCGCCGTCCTTGGCTTCGTTCTTCCCTTCGTTGTAGCTGGCATTTGCTTCGGCATTGTGGACTTCGGCCTTGGCACGGTCTTCCACGGCTTTCGCCTTGTCGCCCATGTTTTCCAGGGTGCTGCCGCCTACCTTCGATGCCAGATCGTGTCCAGCGGCGCGGGCGCGGTCAGCCCCCTCGTTAATCTTGGCCTTGGCGGCGTCCAGCATGTTCTCGGCAGTGCTTTTATCGTCACTCACGGTTAAATACCTCCTGAAATTGGATTCCTGTTTAAGGTGCCTTCACCATGCGCCCCCGCACTGGGATTGGGATGAGGTCAGGCTTCAGAGACCGTTATCACAGAAGGGTATCCCCGGTGCCAGCCGCTCAGCTTGCACACTGAACCCCCCTCAAACCCGGACGGTAACACCCGGAGCCTCTCCCCGGATGGCCGCGAGGCGCTAGATTGAAGGTTATGAGCAGCCATATTCAGCGGCCCGAACAGGGCGAGAAGATCAGCATGCAGGGCGACAAACTGAACGTCCCCAACCATCCCGTCATTCCCTTTGTGGAGGGCGACGGCACTGGCGCGGATATCTGGAAGGCCAGCGTACGCGTGCTGGACGCCGCCGTCGAAAAGGCATACGGCAACGAGCGCAAGATCGAGTGGATGGAAGTCTACGCGGGTGAGAAGAGCGTGCAGGTCTACGGCGAGGGCCAGTGGCTCCCGCAGGAAACCATCGACGCCTTCGACGAATACCTGATTGGGATCAAGGGGCCGCTGACCACCCCCGTCGGCGGCGGCATCCGCAGCATCAACGTGGCCCTGCGCCAGGAGCTTGACCTGTACGCCTGCGTGCGTCCGGTGCAGTACTTCGCGGGCGTGCCCAGCCCCCTCAAGCACCCCGAATACGTCAACATGACCATCTTCCGCGAGAACACAGAAGACATTTACGCAGGCATCGAGTACATGGCCGGAACCCCCGAGGCCGACAAGGTGCGCGATTTCCTGGTCAAAGAGATGGGCGTGACCAAGATCCGCTTCCCCGACAGCTCGTCTTTCGGTGTCAAGCCCGTCTCCAAGGACGGCACCGAGCGGCTGGTGCGCGCCGCCATCCAGTACGCCATCGACAATGACCGCAAGAGCGTGTCGCTGGTGCATAAGGGCAACATCATGAAGTTCACCGAGGGCGCGTTCCGCGACTGGGGCTATGAACTGGCCAAGAACGAATTCGGCGCGAAGGAAATCGACGGCGGCCCGTGGTGCGAACTGCCCAACGGAATTGTCATCAAGGACGTGATCGCCGACAACTTCCTCCAGCAGATTCTGCTGCGCCCCAAGGAATACGACGTGATCGCCACGCTGAACCTTAACGGCGATTACATCAGTGACGCGCTGGCAGCACAGGTGGGCGGCATCGGCATCGCGCCGGGGGCGAACATCAACTACGTGACTGGCCACGCCATCTTCGAGGCCACCCACGGCACCGCGCCCAAGTACGCGGGCAAGAACGTGATTAACCCCAGCTCCGTGATCCTGTCCGCCGAGATGATGCTGCGCTACATGGGCTGGATCGAAGCCGCCGACATGATCCTGAAGGGTCTGGACGCCACCATTGCCCAGAAAGTGGTGACCTACGACTTTGCCCGCAACATGGAAGGCGCGAAGGAAGTCAAGACCAGCGAATTTGCCGACGCGATCATCGGCAACATGGCGTAAAGCCTGAGTTGAGGGAAGGGGCCGGGGCAGGTGCTTCCGGCCCCTTCTCTTTTTGCTGTCTGGAAAACGAATCATTCAATCAGCTTCACGGCCAGCTCGCCTCAAGGGAAGCCAAGAAAGCGCTATTGGACGGGCAATTCCAAAACTCTTGCCTCCCTTCAGAAAGGAACTGGTGCGGAATGTAGGACTCGCAGAATTGCGAACCAGAGGGGGTTAAACCATGACAGCAACTCTATAAACCCACACAACACGTCTTGTGACCTCCCAGCCCCGCCCAACTGCCCTATCCTTTCAGCATGGCAAGACTGATTCTCGCTGCTGTCGGCGTCGTGCTGCTGGCCATTGCGGCCCTGGCGCTGGTGTGGCTGCTGGGCCAACTGCTGGTGGGCCTGGGCGCGTTTGTGGTGGGAACGGCGGCGGTGCTGTGGCGCTTGCTGGGCTTCTTGATCCTGGCGGGGGCACTGGGCGGGCTGGTGTATTTCCTGGCGAGCGCGTGGCGGCCCTCGGCGCGCGTGGCAGCGGCTCCCGAAACGGTGCGGTTGAAGAAGGCGGCGCGGAAGGCCAGAGCGTGACCAACCCAGACCGCTTTCTGGGCCGCGCGGGTGTGTACGCCTCCGCCCGCCCGACATATCCCCCGGCGCTGGGCGAGTGGCTGGCCGGTTTGGGCCTGCTCTCTGGCCGGGTGACGGATGTGGGGGCGGGAACGGGGTTGTTCACTCGGCTGCTGCTGGCGCACGGAACTGGGCCAGATTTCGCCGTAGACGCCGTGGAACCCAACCCGGAAATGCGCGCCCAGCTTGAAACGGCGCTGGATCATGAAGTGAAGGCAGGGCGTTTGCGGGTCCATGACGGCACTTCAGAGGCCATGTCTCTGGCTTCCGCTTCTGTCTCGCTGATCACTGCTGCTCAAGCTGCTCACTGGTTTTCCCCCGCCCCCACCGTGCAGGAGTTCCGGCGTGTGCTGGTTCCTGGCGGGCGGGTCTTGCTTGTCTGGAACGACTGGCGCGGCGTGGATACACCGTTCAATGCTGCGTACCGCGAAGTCGTAACCCTTTTCAGCCGCGAGGACGGCGAGCTGATTTCGCGCGTGCCGGAGCAGGAATTGCCTGCGCTGATGCCGGGGGGCTTCAAGACCCAGGCTTTCGACAATCCCATTCCCTTTACCCGCGAACGCCTGCGCGCCCTATCGGGAAGCGTCAGCTATCTGCCGTCTCCGAACGATCCTCAGTTTGCGGTTGTGGGGCAGCATTTGGACACAGCCTTCAAAAATCACGCAGTCGAAAATCATGTCACGCTGACCTACCAAACATATGCCTATCTGGGGCGATTGGACTGAACGGCTGGCCTCTTTCTTCTGGCAGTGTTACGCTGTAGTCAGAACGAGTTGCTCTGAATGAACAGCTTTAACACAAAGGAGGACGCCCGCCATGACCATTGCCATCGACGATCCCACACGCACCGGATACGCCGCCGAGGTGGTGGCGAACGCCTTTCTGGAACTGGCCCGCACGGAAGGCCGCAAACTTACGCAGATGCAGGTGCATAAGCTGGTGTACATCGCGCACGGCTACACGCTGGCGCTGCTGGGCCGCCCGCTGATGTACAACGCGGTGCATGCCTGGCAACGTGGCCCGGTGGTGCGTCAGTTGTGGCAACACTGGGGTGAACGGGGCAGGGTGCCGATTGCTGCCCCCCTGCCCGTCGCCCCCGGCGAACCCGAACTGAACGGTGACCAGGAGGCGATGGACGTGATTCGCAGCGTCTGGAACGGCTACGGCGGTATGGACGGCGGCGCACTGTCCGGTCTGACCCACCGCGCGGGCAGTCCGTGGTCCCAGACCTACGGGTTGCAGGACAACCTGATTCCCGACGAGATTACCCGCGAGTACTACACCCGTCTGGCTCGGAGTGCCTGACCAGACGGTGCCTGAACCTTCTGAACTGGAGCGAATTGGCCCCGTCCCGGCACCTCAGCCTCCAGCACCAGCTCTCGCCGCGCACAGTGACACTCAGGCGGCCATTGAGCGGGCCGTGCAGCAGGGTCTGGAGAGCGAACGCCGCTCGCCAGCCCAGGGTGCCGATCTGGAGCGTCTGACCCGCCAACTGCGTTACCGCGAGGCGGTGGATCAGCGTCTGTTGCGGCTGGGCGTGGGCGCAATCGTGTTTATTCTCTCCGCAGGCTGGCTGGCCGCCGACGTAACCCTGACGCTGGCGGCGGGATGGGGAGAGCTGGGCGGGCGGCCCTTCCGTCTGGAAAGCAGCGTGCTGGTGGCTTTTCTGACCACCAGCACGGCGACGGTGATCGGGTTGTTTCTGGTCTTCCTGCGCTGGCTTTATCCGCAGACGAATGGAAATGAGGAGAGGGAGCCGGAGCCGGACAGGCGGTGAAAAGCCCTCTCCGCAGGGCAGGGGAGAGGGCTGGATGTGGGGTCTTTATACGGATTCCGTCTGTTTCATGCAGAAATCGTGATAGCGCCGATTCCTGCACTCCACGCCCGGAATCCATTTTTCTCCTGCTCACTGTCTTGTCCAGAGCAGCGCCCATGAGGACGCTTGGACGTCCATTCAGATTTTCAGGTGTTGTCAACACCTTTCAATCGGAGTCCGTATTACTTCAGCAGATTCCGGGCAATCACCACGCGCTGAATCTCGTTCGTTCCCTCGTAGATCATGTTCAGCTTCACGTCGCGCAGTAGCTTTTCCACTGGGTACTCGCCCACGTAGCCGTAGCCGCCGTGGACCTGAATGCCCTCGTTGGCGGCGCTGAAGGCCATTTCCGAGCAGTATGCCTTGGCAATCGCGCTCTCGAAGCCGTGCGGCATTCCCTGGTCCACCAGCCACGCGGCCTTCTGGTACATCAGGCGGCCCGTTTCAATGCCCATCGCCATCTCGGCCAGCTTGAATTGAATGGCCTGAAATTCGGTAATGGGCTTGCCGAACGCCTCGCGCTCCTTGGCGTACTTGATGCTCTCTTCCATCGCGCGGCGGGCAATGCCCACGGACCCGGCAGCCACCGGAATACGCGTCTTGTCCAGCGTCTTCATGGCGATCTTGAAGCCGTCGCCCAGGCCGCCGAGTTGGTTTTCCTTGGGCACGCGCACGTCCTCGAACACCAGTTCGCTGGTCAGGCTGGCGCGCTGGCCCATCTTGTGCTTGATCTTGTTGTGGCTGAAACCCTCGGCATCTTTCGGCACCACCAGAGCCACCGTCGCCTTATGCCCGCCATTCTTATCGGTGGTGGCAAAGACCACGTTAAACTCGGCCAGCCCGCCATTGCTGATCCACATCTTCGCGCCGTTCAAGATCCAGGCGTCGCCGTCGTCGCGGGCCATTGTCGCCATCCCCGCCGCGTCCGAGCCGTTGCCGGGTTCGGAGAGGGCAAAGGCGGCCAGCCCAGCTTTCTCGGTCAGCGGTCCCAGGAACCGGGCCTGCTGTTCCTCGGTGCCGCCGATCAGGATGGGGGCAATTCCCAGTTCGGAAGCCATCAGCACGGTGTAGATGCCCATGCAGCCGTAGGCCAGTTCCTCGCCGATCAGGCATTCGTCGAACATGCCCAGGCCCAGGCCGCCCGCGTGTTCGGGAATGGTAGGGTTCAGCAGGCCGACTTCAAATGCCTTTTCCACCACCTGCCACGGCAGTTCTTCACGACGGTCATACTCGGCGGCAATCGGAATGATTTCTTTACGGGCAAAGTCGCGGGCGAGTTGCTGGAGCTGGCGCTGTTCATCGTTCAGGGTGAAATCCATGCTGGACACTCCTTGCAAGAGGCTGGGGGAAAAGTGGTGGGAACTTAATTAGACTGGGTTCAATTCTATCATTTCGGGAGGTGGGCGTTGTGTTCTGCCGCCCACTGCATGTCCACCTCTGCCGATCATGGCCCGGTCACGGCCCGCCGGGTACAACCGACTTGCAGCCGGGGGGAGAGCCTTTCCGAAGCCTGCAAGGAGGCGGCAGGGATGCAGAACAGAATCACGCACAGCGTCAGGATGGACATCACCGACGACGAGACCTTCGGCAGCGACGAACATGCCCATGTGACCCGTGGGGGAACGCTGGTGTTGGACACTGCCCGGCCAAAGCTGACCGATCTGACCATCGGCAAGTGCGGCGGCGAGGTGCGGGTGGAACTGAGTGTCACGTATCGGCAGGCGGCGGGCGGCGCGGTCAGTGTGTCGGGCCGCGCCCTGCTGTATGAGGGCACCAGCGAGAACACCACCGATCTGGATGGCCGCGCCAGTTTTGACGGCACGGTGGCCAGCGGGGCCTCGCGCGGCTTCAACGTGCGCGTCCGCAACACCGACGAGGGCGGCGATTTCGCGGATATTCGTGTGGACGTGAACAACCTGGCCCTGAACGAGAACGATCCCTGCCCCAACATCGACGCCAAGGCAGCAGCGCTGGGGGCGGGATTCACTGGCAACGCCGTGTCCGGCTGCGAGGCAGTGCGCGGGGGCCACCGCAAACGCTTTCAGAACGCCGACATTTACTATTCGCCGTCCAGCGGGGCGCATGAGCTTCACGGCGAAATCCGGCGCAAGTACGACAGCAGGGGGGGGCCGGACAGTGATCTGGCGTTGCCCGTCACCGATGAAACCGGCACCCCGGATGGTGTGGGGCGCTACAACCACTGCTCTGGCAACGGCAGTATCTACTGGCATCCCCGCACTGGCCCGATGACGGTGCGCGGCGGCATTCGTGCCCGCTGGGCGCAGACCGGCTGGGAGCGCGGCGCATACGGCTACCCCACATCGGATGAGCTGAACATCGGCCAGAACCCGTGGCAGTGGTACAGCGACTTTCAGAACGGCGTGATCTTCTTCGAGGGGAGCGGCGTGGTGGAACCGGCCACCGCCAGCCTGAGCGGCGCGCAGGTGCTGGCTGCTTTTGCCGCTGCCTTTCGCCGCCGCACTGCCGACGATCCCCGCGTGAACATCGATTCCGTGGTGGTCATTGGCGTCAGCGACAGCGCCTACGACTTCACGCGTAGCGGTAACCGGGTGGTTACCTACCGCGTATCCGGCGAGATCAGCAGCGGTCACTGGTACATCCCTGATCCCAATTTCGAGGTCACGATTCCGGTGCAGTTCGCCGCCTCGCCCCCGCCCGACGCCCGGCGCGAGGTGGCCCTGAGCGCGCGGCAGGCCGGGGTGATCGGCATTCATGTGGACAATTTCGCGGGTCTTGGCATCCACGACGTGGCAAACGCCCTGCATGACAAACTGGCAGCCATCTTTAACCGCCCGATAGCGCTGGGCAGCGTTCCTGCCATTGCCGGTCTGCTGAGCTTCAAGGTCATGAAGGACAGTGGCCTGACCCTGTACTTCCGCCCCGATGTGGCCGGACGTTTTGCCGCCGGGGCGGCGCAGACTATGCTGAACGACATTCGGATTTGAGGGCAAGCGCTCCGGGCGATTCCCTCCTACACGCTCAGTTGCACGATCAGCCGTTCCAGCGTGACCCCGGCGTCCAGGCCACGTTTCATGGCCAGATCGGCGTCCAGAATCCGGCCCATGTGGGTGCGAATCTTGGCCTCGTTCAGCTTGCGGGCCACGTCCAGCGCCTTCTTGGCCGGATACGGCTTGACGCCCAAGCGCTGGGCTGCTGCCGTCTCGGTGACGCGGCCTTCCTCTTGCAGCAGGGCCACGCAGCGGACCACCAGACTGTATTGCCAGACCACCGCGCCCATCAGCTTGAAGGGGTCCTCGCCGGAAGCCAGCAGGCGGCGCAGTTGCCCCACCGCCTCACCGGGGCGGCCTGCCGTCGCCGCGCCCAGCATGGCAAAGCTGTCTCCCGGCGGCTCGCGGCCCACGATGCGCTGCACGCTCTGGCGGGTGTGCGGGCCGCCCAGCAGGGCCAGCTTGGTCAGTTCGCTGGCAATGCCCGCTAGATCGGAGCCGAAGACCTCGGCCAGATAAGCGGCGGCGTCCCTGTCCAGCGGGAGCTTTTGCTTCTTGGCGTACTGCACCACCCAGCCACTGATTTCGCCGGGCTTGCTGGGCGCGGCGGAGACGATCTGCTCGCCGCGTGCCTGATACAGCTTGCTGCGCGTGGCGGGGGCCGTTTCGTCCAGCACGGCCACCGTAATTGCCGCGCCCGCCAGCAGTTCCAGCAGCGCCTTATCGGGCTTGACGCCTTCAAAGTCCACGATCACGCCGCCGTCTCCAAACAGACCGGGGGACAGGTGTGGTCCCAGGGTCTGGGCCGTCACGTCGTCACCGCCCAGCCGGGGCAGATCGCGGGGGTTCAGGCCGCGCTTAATCAGGGTTTCGCGCAGGGCTTCCTCGGCCAGAAAGCGGTTGCCGGTAAAGGCCAGCAGGGTCAAAAGCCGCCGTCCTCCGCCGCACAGTCTTCTCGTGTACCGTGGAGGACTTTCACGGCGGCTTCGGGCAAATCGGCATGGGGCAGGGCGGGCAACCCCAGCGCCAGCCGGGCCTGACACAGCTCGTCGTGCATGCCCACGGCGCTGCCAGGGCGCTGCGCCGGATCGCGCGACAGGGCGGCGCGCAGCAGGGGGTGCAGCGCCTCCGGGCCGGGCAATTCGGCCCGCGTGGTGTGAATACCCGCCAGCCAGCCCAGCGCGTCGGCGTAGGGCGGCTCGCCGGCCAGACAGTCGAACAGCAGCACGCCCACCGAATACAGGTCGCTGCGGGCGTCGCCGCGCATACCGTAAAACTGCTCCGGGGCCATGAAATGCGGCGTGCCCATACGGGTGCCGCTGTGGATGTCCAGCGGCAGGTGCAGGGCGTGGCTCATGCCGAAGTCGATGATCCGCACCGTGTCCCAGCGGGCCAGTCCGCCCTGAAGCAGCACATTTTCTGGTTTCAGGTCCTGATGCGTCACGCCCTGACCGTGCAGGTAAGCCACGCCGCGCAGCAGGCCCATCCCGACGGACGTGGCCTCATCGATATCCAGCGGCCCTTTTTCCAGCCGCTCGCGCAGGGTACCGCCCGTGATGAAGGGGAAGATCAACTGGGTGGGCGAGGCCGCCAGCAGGGGCACCAGGGCCGGATGATTCAGCGCTGCCGCCACCCGGCCCTCGTGTTGAAAGCGGGCCAGGGCATTGGGATCGTCCACCATCAGGGTTTTGACGAACACCGATAGGCCGCGCCACTGCCCCGCCTCGCTCAGAACACCGCCCCGTTCGGCCAGCGGCGTCCGCGCGGTCAGCTCCTGTGGTGTCATCAGTTCCTGCACTCCTTTACTGTAGGTTAAATGCTTCACAAAATCAGTAACCTGATGTAGGGTCCGTCACTCTCGCCAGGTTGTGGCCGTTTCCCCCTTCAGCGCCACGCCACTGCGGCGCAGGGGCACGGCGTTTAGACTGCGGCCCATGCTGTCATCCTCTGCCTCCACGCCTGACGCGCTGCGCGCCGTCGTTTTCGACTTCGACGGCACCATCCTGGACACCGAGACCCGCGAATTCTGGCACTGGCAGCAGCTCTATCAGCAGCATGGGCGCGAGCTGGCGCTGACCGACTGGCAGCGCGGCATCGGCACCTGGGGGGCGTTCGATCCCTGGGCGGGTTTGCCCGAGGAGG comes from the Deinococcus sp. AJ005 genome and includes:
- a CDS encoding carbohydrate ABC transporter permease encodes the protein MLKASHPAIQNDPHALLAAQLKAKRKQRRFLTDLLAYAVLIVIALIMLYPFYWTFITSIEPTGNIYEAKILPKAVGIRNYAEMWKGTTVPFWRLILNSVIICTLGVSLTVTLATLAAYPLAKMRFPGRDLIFYAILALMVLPNESGLIVNYITTIKLGLLQQTNPILDAIRQYMAVVLPGLASIVGLFLLRQAYLTIPLELIEAARIDGGSELTIWRRIMLPLAMPTIAAFAILEFVAYWNSFLWARIMLPDKNMLPLSAGLLELSGTFSTNSRAVMAGAVITIIPILIVFAFGQKYFMKGLEGAVKG
- a CDS encoding carbohydrate ABC transporter permease; the protein is MTTTPRRASRREQHRVGGTGAKVTTRNTLIAYAFLMPFLILLVVYHTWPVIFGTYLAFTKYNIISPPEWVGLANFRELFADEQFWSGLKNSLKYILIVPVIQVIAILVALLVNRPMKGIGFFRTAFYVPVVTSFAVVGLMWNWMYQQDGAVNTVLGFIGLPQKGSFLNNPATALYAVMFVTLWKGIGYYMVLYLAGLQSISPELEEAATIDGASRVQVFWNITLPGLRPTILVCSLLSTISAIKVFEEIYVMTQGYPAGSTYTALFYTYSRAFQDYKYGLAAAGGIIIALISIIFGLINFRLTRGGKVDA
- the icd gene encoding NADP-dependent isocitrate dehydrogenase, translated to MSSHIQRPEQGEKISMQGDKLNVPNHPVIPFVEGDGTGADIWKASVRVLDAAVEKAYGNERKIEWMEVYAGEKSVQVYGEGQWLPQETIDAFDEYLIGIKGPLTTPVGGGIRSINVALRQELDLYACVRPVQYFAGVPSPLKHPEYVNMTIFRENTEDIYAGIEYMAGTPEADKVRDFLVKEMGVTKIRFPDSSSFGVKPVSKDGTERLVRAAIQYAIDNDRKSVSLVHKGNIMKFTEGAFRDWGYELAKNEFGAKEIDGGPWCELPNGIVIKDVIADNFLQQILLRPKEYDVIATLNLNGDYISDALAAQVGGIGIAPGANINYVTGHAIFEATHGTAPKYAGKNVINPSSVILSAEMMLRYMGWIEAADMILKGLDATIAQKVVTYDFARNMEGAKEVKTSEFADAIIGNMA
- a CDS encoding class I SAM-dependent methyltransferase, coding for MTNPDRFLGRAGVYASARPTYPPALGEWLAGLGLLSGRVTDVGAGTGLFTRLLLAHGTGPDFAVDAVEPNPEMRAQLETALDHEVKAGRLRVHDGTSEAMSLASASVSLITAAQAAHWFSPAPTVQEFRRVLVPGGRVLLVWNDWRGVDTPFNAAYREVVTLFSREDGELISRVPEQELPALMPGGFKTQAFDNPIPFTRERLRALSGSVSYLPSPNDPQFAVVGQHLDTAFKNHAVENHVTLTYQTYAYLGRLD
- a CDS encoding Panacea domain-containing protein, whose protein sequence is MTIAIDDPTRTGYAAEVVANAFLELARTEGRKLTQMQVHKLVYIAHGYTLALLGRPLMYNAVHAWQRGPVVRQLWQHWGERGRVPIAAPLPVAPGEPELNGDQEAMDVIRSVWNGYGGMDGGALSGLTHRAGSPWSQTYGLQDNLIPDEITREYYTRLARSA
- a CDS encoding acyl-CoA dehydrogenase family protein; this encodes MDFTLNDEQRQLQQLARDFARKEIIPIAAEYDRREELPWQVVEKAFEVGLLNPTIPEHAGGLGLGMFDECLIGEELAYGCMGIYTVLMASELGIAPILIGGTEEQQARFLGPLTEKAGLAAFALSEPGNGSDAAGMATMARDDGDAWILNGAKMWISNGGLAEFNVVFATTDKNGGHKATVALVVPKDAEGFSHNKIKHKMGQRASLTSELVFEDVRVPKENQLGGLGDGFKIAMKTLDKTRIPVAAGSVGIARRAMEESIKYAKEREAFGKPITEFQAIQFKLAEMAMGIETGRLMYQKAAWLVDQGMPHGFESAIAKAYCSEMAFSAANEGIQVHGGYGYVGEYPVEKLLRDVKLNMIYEGTNEIQRVVIARNLLK
- a CDS encoding LGFP repeat-containing protein produces the protein MQNRITHSVRMDITDDETFGSDEHAHVTRGGTLVLDTARPKLTDLTIGKCGGEVRVELSVTYRQAAGGAVSVSGRALLYEGTSENTTDLDGRASFDGTVASGASRGFNVRVRNTDEGGDFADIRVDVNNLALNENDPCPNIDAKAAALGAGFTGNAVSGCEAVRGGHRKRFQNADIYYSPSSGAHELHGEIRRKYDSRGGPDSDLALPVTDETGTPDGVGRYNHCSGNGSIYWHPRTGPMTVRGGIRARWAQTGWERGAYGYPTSDELNIGQNPWQWYSDFQNGVIFFEGSGVVEPATASLSGAQVLAAFAAAFRRRTADDPRVNIDSVVVIGVSDSAYDFTRSGNRVVTYRVSGEISSGHWYIPDPNFEVTIPVQFAASPPPDARREVALSARQAGVIGIHVDNFAGLGIHDVANALHDKLAAIFNRPIALGSVPAIAGLLSFKVMKDSGLTLYFRPDVAGRFAAGAAQTMLNDIRI
- the holA gene encoding DNA polymerase III subunit delta, whose product is MTLLAFTGNRFLAEEALRETLIKRGLNPRDLPRLGGDDVTAQTLGPHLSPGLFGDGGVIVDFEGVKPDKALLELLAGAAITVAVLDETAPATRSKLYQARGEQIVSAAPSKPGEISGWVVQYAKKQKLPLDRDAAAYLAEVFGSDLAGIASELTKLALLGGPHTRQSVQRIVGREPPGDSFAMLGAATAGRPGEAVGQLRRLLASGEDPFKLMGAVVWQYSLVVRCVALLQEEGRVTETAAAQRLGVKPYPAKKALDVARKLNEAKIRTHMGRILDADLAMKRGLDAGVTLERLIVQLSV
- a CDS encoding serine/threonine-protein kinase, which produces MTPQELTARTPLAERGGVLSEAGQWRGLSVFVKTLMVDDPNALARFQHEGRVAAALNHPALVPLLAASPTQLIFPFITGGTLRERLEKGPLDIDEATSVGMGLLRGVAYLHGQGVTHQDLKPENVLLQGGLARWDTVRIIDFGMSHALHLPLDIHSGTRMGTPHFMAPEQFYGMRGDARSDLYSVGVLLFDCLAGEPPYADALGWLAGIHTTRAELPGPEALHPLLRAALSRDPAQRPGSAVGMHDELCQARLALGLPALPHADLPEAAVKVLHGTREDCAAEDGGF